One genomic region from Bradyrhizobium icense encodes:
- a CDS encoding electron transfer flavoprotein subunit beta/FixA family protein, which translates to MHNVICIKQVPDSAQIRVHPVTNTIMRQGVPTIINPYDLFALEAALELRDKFGGEITVLTMGPPSAEDSLRKALTFGADRAVLLTDRCFAGADTLATTYALATAIRKIGKEYGPPDLIFTGKQTIDGDTAQVGPGVAKRLGVLQLTYVAKIRALNLTARTIETERRSEGGVQVLRTRLPCLITMLEATNQIRRGAMADALRAARAPIVKWSAQEAGVEDISKCGLRGSPTVVKRVFAPSARAEKAVLVEAAEQPAQALIDAIFKHQPKLETDLAALASDS; encoded by the coding sequence ATGCACAACGTCATCTGCATCAAGCAGGTTCCCGACTCCGCGCAGATCCGCGTGCACCCCGTGACCAACACGATCATGCGTCAGGGCGTGCCGACCATCATTAACCCATACGATCTCTTCGCACTCGAGGCCGCGTTGGAGCTGCGCGATAAGTTCGGCGGCGAGATCACCGTCCTTACAATGGGGCCGCCATCAGCCGAGGACTCATTACGCAAAGCGCTGACCTTTGGCGCCGATCGCGCCGTACTGCTCACCGACCGCTGCTTTGCGGGCGCCGATACGCTGGCAACGACTTACGCGTTGGCGACCGCCATCCGCAAAATCGGCAAGGAGTATGGCCCGCCGGACCTCATCTTCACCGGTAAGCAGACCATCGACGGCGACACCGCGCAGGTTGGGCCCGGCGTCGCGAAGCGGCTTGGCGTGCTGCAGCTTACCTACGTCGCAAAGATCAGGGCCCTGAATCTCACCGCTCGCACAATTGAAACGGAACGGCGCTCCGAAGGCGGCGTCCAGGTGCTCCGCACCAGGCTGCCGTGTCTCATCACCATGCTGGAGGCAACCAACCAGATTCGCCGCGGCGCCATGGCGGATGCATTGCGTGCCGCCCGGGCGCCGATCGTGAAATGGAGCGCGCAGGAGGCCGGCGTCGAGGACATCTCCAAATGCGGTCTCAGGGGCTCGCCGACCGTCGTCAAGCGTGTCTTCGCGCCGTCCGCGCGCGCTGAGAAGGCGGTGCTGGTTGAGGCCGCCGAGCAGCCGGCGCAAGCATTGATCGACGCCATCTTCAAGCACCAGCCAAAGCTTGAAACCGACCTTGCGGCGCTAGCAAGCGATTCCTGA
- a CDS encoding FAD-dependent oxidoreductase produces the protein MIEERFDAIVVGAGMAGNAAALTMAKRGMKVLQLERGEYSGSKNVQTAILDAHIVEQLIPDFREDAPLERRLVEQRFWLMDSRSHIGLRYRFNDCNDERPNRYIVIRALFDKWFSWKVREAGATVLYQTTVTELAQNRRGRVIGVRTDRQDGIIHADVVVLAEGVNGLLGTRAGWRERPTPDQVALQVKEMHILPRKTIEARFNLKRDEGVVIEAAGTISRGMTGIGFIYANRECISLGVGCLVSDLQRTGETPYGVLDRFKRYPSVEPLINGSELKEYSAHLIPKRGYNTIPQLYGKGWVVVGDAAELDNTSHCGRLNVAMISGRIAAEAIFRAKSRGGRSTSNSFSLYKKMLNESYEDLKKYKDMPALMHTQPDNFLLTHPQLVSKAIQNFARIGGRPKAGEEKSDSKSFGDVWSWTGLFGDGFRLPRAWR, from the coding sequence ATGATCGAAGAGAGGTTCGATGCCATCGTGGTTGGCGCCGGAATGGCCGGCAACGCGGCGGCGCTGACCATGGCCAAGCGTGGCATGAAGGTGCTACAGCTCGAGCGCGGCGAATATTCCGGATCAAAGAACGTGCAGACTGCCATCCTCGATGCGCACATCGTGGAACAGCTGATCCCCGATTTCCGCGAGGACGCGCCGCTCGAGCGCCGCCTTGTCGAGCAGCGCTTTTGGTTAATGGATAGCCGCTCCCATATCGGGCTGCGCTACCGTTTCAACGACTGCAATGACGAGCGACCGAACCGGTATATCGTTATCCGCGCCCTATTCGATAAATGGTTCTCCTGGAAGGTGAGGGAGGCCGGCGCCACCGTCTTGTACCAAACTACCGTTACAGAGCTGGCGCAGAACCGCCGCGGCCGCGTCATTGGTGTGCGTACCGACCGCCAGGACGGCATAATCCACGCCGATGTAGTGGTGCTCGCCGAGGGCGTCAATGGCTTGCTCGGGACGCGTGCGGGCTGGCGCGAGCGGCCGACGCCCGACCAGGTTGCGCTGCAGGTCAAGGAAATGCACATTTTGCCGCGCAAGACCATCGAAGCCCGTTTCAATCTCAAGCGCGACGAAGGGGTCGTGATCGAGGCCGCCGGCACCATTTCGCGTGGCATGACCGGCATTGGTTTCATCTATGCGAATAGGGAGTGCATCTCACTCGGCGTCGGCTGCCTCGTCTCCGATCTCCAGCGAACGGGCGAAACGCCTTACGGGGTACTCGACCGCTTCAAGCGTTATCCGTCGGTGGAGCCGCTAATCAACGGCTCAGAGCTTAAGGAATATTCCGCGCACCTCATCCCGAAACGCGGCTACAACACCATACCCCAGCTATACGGCAAGGGCTGGGTGGTGGTCGGGGATGCCGCCGAACTCGACAATACCAGCCATTGCGGGCGTCTGAACGTTGCGATGATCTCTGGAAGAATTGCCGCGGAAGCGATCTTCCGTGCGAAATCGCGCGGCGGTCGCAGCACGTCGAATAGTTTTTCACTGTACAAGAAGATGCTTAATGAGTCGTATGAGGATCTGAAAAAGTACAAGGATATGCCGGCGCTGATGCACACCCAGCCGGACAACTTTCTCCTCACCCATCCGCAGCTCGTCTCGAAGGCGATCCAGAATTTCGCGCGCATCGGTGGCAGGCCAAAGGCGGGGGAGGAGAAGTCGGACTCAAAATCCTTTGGCGATGTGTGGTCATGGACCGGACTCTTCGGCGATGGGTTCCGCTTGCCGCGCGCCTGGCGCTGA